A window from Candidatus Eremiobacterota bacterium encodes these proteins:
- a CDS encoding retropepsin-like domain-containing protein encodes MRLRFDAVVFGIRGTDELLVDLATGRFAERTDAGPASSYQGFDGARAWSSDATGLAEIADAAEDRSLVLATSYLFAGARRAPRAEVLSATRRFLRERLRYRGLARPIDVRIDRSTGRLAGAELRAGSERTTLAVDAYGSAGTLIVPARLRSHSDFGEVRETLRSVELPRAAARNAFAPPRPPNDTTLAGVTTVPLAMYPDGPVATIRVDGGPPLHVLVDTGSSCTLTESAARRAKLRLLGRATSGGVGPHLVPTRLATAKRVRIGGAELRNQPVEVIAERDLAADGIIGYELFARLAVRFDFERRTMQLARGAAALRPRGTRVPFVLAGGQPQVDGAVDGLRGPITIDTGSGYGLDVTSPTVRAHDLVRRYHATEYESAANIGGLLADYRARARTVRLGSVVVHDVPIALDLGTSGALDDPSTIGNAGLPILRRFVVVLDYRGRAMYLETRR; translated from the coding sequence GTGCGTTTGCGCTTCGACGCCGTGGTCTTCGGCATCCGCGGGACCGACGAGCTGCTTGTCGATCTCGCGACCGGGCGCTTCGCCGAACGCACCGATGCGGGGCCGGCGAGCTCGTACCAAGGCTTCGACGGCGCGCGCGCGTGGTCGAGCGATGCGACCGGGCTCGCGGAGATCGCCGACGCGGCCGAAGACCGCTCGCTGGTGCTCGCGACCTCGTATCTGTTCGCGGGCGCGCGCCGCGCGCCGCGCGCCGAGGTGCTTTCGGCGACCCGGCGTTTTCTGCGCGAACGCTTGCGGTATCGCGGCCTGGCGCGGCCGATCGACGTGCGGATCGATCGCTCGACCGGGCGCCTCGCCGGCGCGGAGCTGCGCGCCGGATCCGAGCGCACGACGCTCGCGGTCGATGCGTACGGCAGCGCCGGAACGCTCATCGTTCCTGCGCGCCTCCGCAGCCACTCCGATTTCGGCGAGGTGCGGGAGACGCTGCGCAGCGTCGAGCTGCCGCGCGCGGCGGCGCGGAACGCGTTCGCGCCGCCGCGGCCGCCGAACGACACCACGCTCGCCGGCGTCACCACCGTTCCGCTCGCGATGTATCCGGACGGCCCGGTGGCGACGATTCGCGTCGACGGCGGGCCGCCGCTTCACGTGCTGGTCGACACGGGCTCGAGCTGCACGCTGACCGAGTCCGCCGCGCGGCGCGCGAAGCTGCGGCTCCTCGGCCGCGCGACGAGCGGCGGCGTCGGGCCGCACCTCGTTCCGACGCGTCTCGCGACGGCGAAGCGCGTGCGCATCGGCGGCGCGGAGTTGCGAAACCAGCCGGTGGAGGTGATCGCGGAGCGCGATCTCGCCGCCGACGGCATCATCGGCTACGAGCTGTTCGCGCGCCTGGCGGTGCGCTTCGATTTCGAACGCCGCACGATGCAGCTCGCGCGCGGGGCGGCGGCGCTGCGCCCGCGCGGAACGCGCGTCCCGTTCGTGCTGGCGGGCGGACAGCCGCAAGTCGACGGCGCGGTCGACGGCTTGCGCGGCCCGATCACGATCGACACCGGGAGCGGGTACGGCCTCGACGTGACCTCGCCGACGGTGCGCGCGCACGATCTCGTGCGCCGCTACCATGCGACCGAATACGAGTCTGCGGCGAACATCGGCGGTTTGCTGGCCGACTACCGCGCTCGCGCGCGCACGGTGCGCCTCGGCTCCGTCGTCGTGCACGACGTGCCGATCGCGCTCGATCTCGGCACGTCGGGCGCGCTCGACGATCCGAGCACGATCGGTAACGCCGGGCTCCCGATCCTGCGCCGTTTCGTCGTTGTGCTCGACTACCGGGGCCGCGCGATGTACCTCGAAACGCGGCGCTGA
- a CDS encoding prolyl oligopeptidase family serine peptidase encodes MRLTLPRPLLLFAGIALLAAAALPSPPAAPPVRPVTETHFGVTVTDPYRYFEDPKDPGLAAYFKTQSAYTRQVLDGLPGRTALAQRIAQLDNATETVADVQPAGGTYFYQKRPAGANTTRLYARAVAGGAERLVLDPDRFARSKNEHYTIDYYSPSLDARYVAVGVSEGGSEKTVLHVLDARSGKLLPDVIDRAIYVAPSWRDDGRSFYYFRTPKARPNAPQSERDTKGVTRLHVLGRDPDRDPAIFGYGLSPRIPLGPEDVGVVSVSPRSRWALAVVAHGVQNELQLYAAPAALATNVRAPWRKIADYADAVLGATAVGNVVYLTSHKNAPRHRILALDLRNGSLASARVVVPASARVIEDASLAGDGFYLRDLEAGLSKLRRLAVGADGAPGTISEVTLPYAGAVGGVSTDPMIAGATFVEQSWTQSSRWFRTAPNGTVFDTGLRKQNDPDYSAITSQEVLATSADGTQVPLSIVLQKHIALDGSHPTLVDGYGAYGIVIRPSFSATRLAWLERGGVFAECHPRGGGEYGEDWHFSAHIATKQRTIDDFVACARYLIDHKYTSPAKLAGEGTSAGGVTIGNAIVQHPELFAAALDVVGDTNAVRDEFAEGGPANIPEFGTITNKTGWDALYATDAYLHVKDHTPYPAVLAITGANDPRVAPWIVGKFAARLQAATSSGKPVLLRVDYDAGHGFLGSSRAQAQQLATDEFAFLLWQLGDPAFAASPAASASR; translated from the coding sequence ATGCGCCTGACGCTCCCCCGCCCGCTTTTGCTGTTCGCCGGGATCGCGCTGCTCGCTGCGGCGGCGCTGCCGAGCCCGCCGGCGGCGCCGCCGGTTCGGCCGGTGACGGAAACGCATTTCGGCGTCACCGTCACCGACCCGTACCGCTACTTCGAGGATCCGAAGGATCCGGGCTTGGCGGCGTACTTCAAGACGCAGAGCGCGTACACGCGGCAGGTTCTTGACGGTTTGCCGGGCCGCACCGCGCTCGCGCAACGGATCGCGCAGCTCGACAACGCGACGGAGACGGTCGCCGACGTGCAGCCCGCCGGCGGCACGTACTTCTACCAGAAGCGCCCGGCCGGCGCGAACACGACGCGGCTCTATGCGCGAGCCGTCGCGGGCGGCGCTGAACGGCTCGTCCTCGATCCCGACCGCTTCGCGAGGTCGAAGAACGAGCACTACACGATCGACTACTACTCGCCTTCGCTCGACGCGCGGTACGTCGCGGTCGGCGTCTCCGAAGGCGGCTCGGAGAAGACGGTGCTGCACGTGCTCGACGCGCGCAGCGGCAAGCTGCTCCCGGACGTGATCGACCGCGCGATCTACGTCGCCCCGTCGTGGCGCGACGACGGCCGTTCGTTCTACTACTTCCGCACGCCGAAAGCGCGGCCGAACGCGCCGCAGAGCGAGCGCGACACCAAAGGTGTCACCCGCTTGCACGTGCTCGGGCGCGATCCCGACCGCGATCCGGCGATCTTCGGCTACGGTCTCTCGCCGCGGATCCCGCTCGGTCCCGAAGACGTCGGCGTCGTGAGCGTCTCGCCGCGCTCGCGCTGGGCGCTCGCCGTCGTCGCGCACGGCGTGCAGAACGAGCTGCAGCTCTACGCCGCGCCGGCCGCGCTCGCGACGAACGTGCGCGCGCCGTGGCGCAAGATCGCCGACTACGCCGACGCCGTTCTCGGCGCGACCGCGGTCGGCAACGTGGTCTACCTCACCTCGCACAAGAACGCGCCGCGCCACCGCATCCTCGCGCTCGATCTGCGCAACGGCTCGCTCGCAAGCGCGCGCGTCGTCGTCCCCGCTTCCGCGCGCGTCATCGAAGACGCCTCGCTCGCCGGCGACGGATTCTATCTGCGCGATCTCGAGGCCGGGCTCTCGAAGCTGCGCCGGCTCGCCGTCGGCGCGGACGGCGCGCCCGGCACGATCTCCGAGGTGACGCTGCCGTACGCCGGCGCCGTCGGCGGCGTCTCGACCGATCCGATGATTGCCGGCGCGACGTTCGTCGAGCAGTCGTGGACGCAGTCGTCGCGCTGGTTCCGCACGGCGCCGAACGGCACCGTCTTCGACACCGGCTTGCGCAAGCAGAACGATCCCGACTACTCCGCGATCACCTCGCAGGAAGTGCTGGCGACGAGCGCCGACGGCACCCAGGTTCCGCTCTCGATCGTGCTGCAGAAGCACATTGCGCTCGACGGTTCGCACCCGACGCTGGTCGACGGCTACGGCGCGTACGGAATCGTCATTCGCCCCTCGTTCTCCGCGACTCGGCTGGCGTGGCTGGAGCGCGGCGGCGTCTTCGCCGAATGCCATCCGCGCGGCGGCGGCGAGTACGGCGAGGACTGGCATTTCAGCGCGCACATCGCGACGAAGCAGCGCACGATCGACGACTTCGTCGCCTGCGCGCGCTATCTGATCGACCACAAGTACACCTCGCCCGCGAAGCTGGCCGGCGAAGGGACGAGCGCCGGCGGGGTGACGATCGGCAACGCGATCGTGCAGCATCCGGAGCTCTTCGCCGCGGCGCTGGACGTCGTCGGCGACACGAACGCCGTGCGCGACGAGTTCGCCGAAGGCGGGCCCGCGAACATCCCCGAGTTCGGCACGATCACGAACAAGACCGGCTGGGATGCGCTCTACGCGACCGACGCGTACCTGCACGTCAAGGACCACACGCCGTATCCGGCGGTGCTCGCGATCACCGGCGCGAACGACCCGCGCGTCGCGCCGTGGATCGTCGGCAAGTTCGCCGCACGCCTGCAAGCCGCGACGTCGAGCGGGAAGCCGGTGCTGCTGCGCGTCGACTACGACGCCGGTCACGGCTTCCTGGGCAGCTCGCGCGCGCAGGCGCAACAGCTCGCGACCGACGAGTTCGCGTTCCTGCTCTGGCAGCTCGGAGATCCCGCGTTCGCGGCGAGCCCGGCCGCGAGCGCGAGCCGCTGA
- a CDS encoding DEAD/DEAH box helicase, whose amino-acid sequence MQPTFDALGLSPVSLRAVRELGFTVPTPVQAAAIPAALAGGDVLASAQTGTGKTAAFGLPLLERLAALPRKQTRALILAPTRELAAQIASHLSALGKGTNLRVAAVYGGVGFGGQRAAFARGTEIVVATPGRLIDLVNQGAARLGGVSLLVLDEADRMLDMGFLPAVKRIVAQLPAERQTLLFSATIAPEIEKLARELMRDPVRVEMAPQRTATAANGIAHTAYTVPQQSKTDLLVELLKDANIYSAIAFTRTKARANRLALALEKHAVPAERIHGDRSQAQRTRALADFKRGKVRVLVATDVAARGIDIADLGHVVNFDVPMIPEDYVHRVGRTARAEQTGDAITFVSHEEERLFRDIEKAVGRRIDRSKVPVLPARDLHVSEGNRSIDRRPKTAARPGNRRGR is encoded by the coding sequence ATGCAACCGACTTTTGACGCACTGGGCTTGAGCCCGGTGTCGCTCCGTGCCGTGCGCGAGCTCGGCTTCACCGTTCCGACCCCCGTGCAAGCGGCGGCGATCCCGGCCGCGCTGGCGGGCGGCGACGTCCTGGCCAGCGCCCAGACCGGAACCGGTAAGACCGCCGCCTTCGGCCTGCCGCTCCTCGAGCGGCTTGCCGCGCTGCCGCGCAAGCAGACGCGCGCTCTGATCCTTGCGCCGACCCGCGAGCTCGCGGCCCAGATCGCCTCGCATCTGAGCGCGCTCGGCAAGGGAACGAACCTGCGCGTCGCGGCGGTCTACGGCGGCGTCGGTTTCGGCGGCCAGCGCGCGGCGTTCGCGCGCGGCACCGAGATCGTCGTCGCGACGCCCGGCCGGCTCATCGACCTCGTGAACCAAGGTGCGGCGCGGCTCGGCGGCGTCTCGCTGCTCGTCCTCGACGAAGCGGACCGCATGCTCGACATGGGCTTTCTGCCGGCGGTGAAGCGCATCGTCGCGCAGCTTCCGGCCGAACGGCAAACGCTGCTGTTCTCCGCGACGATCGCGCCGGAGATCGAGAAGCTCGCGCGCGAGCTGATGCGCGATCCCGTTCGCGTCGAGATGGCTCCGCAGCGCACCGCGACGGCCGCGAACGGAATCGCGCACACCGCATACACCGTTCCGCAGCAGAGCAAGACCGATCTGCTCGTCGAGCTGCTGAAGGACGCGAACATCTACAGCGCGATCGCGTTCACTCGGACCAAGGCGCGCGCCAACCGGCTCGCACTCGCGCTGGAGAAGCACGCCGTGCCGGCGGAGCGAATCCACGGCGACCGCTCGCAGGCGCAGCGCACCCGCGCGCTGGCGGATTTCAAGCGCGGCAAGGTGCGCGTGCTGGTAGCGACCGACGTCGCGGCGCGCGGGATCGACATCGCGGACCTGGGGCACGTGGTGAACTTCGACGTGCCGATGATCCCCGAAGACTACGTCCACCGCGTGGGACGGACCGCGCGCGCCGAGCAGACGGGCGACGCGATCACCTTCGTCTCGCACGAGGAAGAGCGGCTTTTCCGCGACATCGAGAAGGCCGTCGGCCGCCGCATCGACCGCTCCAAGGTCCCGGTGCTCCCTGCGCGCGACCTCCACGTCTCCGAGGGAAACCGTAGTATCGACCGCCGTCCGAAGACTGCGGCTCGGCCCGGAAACCGCAGGGGACGCTAG